AGCGTGGTGTCAGTTGCGCCATGCTGGTGCGAATGCGTTGCAGCCATTGGTGGGGAATATCTTCCGCGTCCCGTGTGTAAAAACAGGGGGCAATCTGTTGTTCCAGCAGTTGGTAGAGTTGCTCAGCGTCGGCGGCATCCTGTTCGGGGCCATATTCGCCGCCATCGCCCAATGCCCAGCCGCAATCGGGTGTATAGGCCTCTGCCCACCAGCCATCGAGCGAGGAGAGGTTAAGCCCGCCATTGGCCAGTACTTTCATTCCGCTGGTGCCACAGGCCTCCCAGGGGCGGCGTGGGTTGTTGATCCATACATCCACTCCCTGTACCAGGTAGCGGGCGAGGGTGATGTCGTAATCCTCGATAAAAACCAGATGCTTTGCCACGTCTTCGCGCTGCATAAACTCCTGCCAACGCTGCAGTTTGGCTTTGCCTTGTTCATCGGCGGGGTGTGCTTTTCCTGCGACCAGAAGTTGTACCGGGTAGCGGCTGTTGCACAGCAGGCGCGCCAAACGGTCGGGGTCGTGGAGTAGCAGGTCGGGGCGCTTGTACTCGGCAAAACGGCGGGCAAAACCCAGGGTGAGAATATTGGGGTCCAGTGGATGCACGTTGGGCAGGCTGCAATCGAGTTGGTTGGACTCATGACGCCACTGGCGGCGATAGCGCTGACGCGCGTATTCCACCAGGCGCGCCCGGCTATTAGAGGTCAGCTGCCACAGGCGATGGTCGCTCACCGCCTGCCACTGTTCGGGGTGTTGGAAAACACGGTCATCCTGCCAGGGATGCGGGCCAAACACCTCGCTCCACAGGGTATCGGTTTCATCGGCCGCCCAACTGGGTATATGTACGCCGTTGGTCACATAGCCAAGGGGTACTTGCCGCTCCGGCCAACGGGGAAAGAGCGGCTGAAAAATACGCTGGCTCACCTGACCGTGCAGTTCGCTAACCCCATTGCTGTGTGCACAGGTGCGCATGGCGAGGTAGGCCATGTTGAATGCTTCACTGTCATCCTTGGGGTTGGCACGGCCCAGGGCGAGAATGTCTTCCATGGTGACGCCCATTTCCAGGGCTGCTTCGCCTGCATAGCGATGCAACAGGCTTTCCGGGTAGCGATCAAACCCGGCGGCGACAGGAGTATGGGTGGTAAACAAATTGCCACTGCGAGTAGCCCAGAGTGCCTGCCAGAAATCTACCTTGTGCTTAACACAGTGGGCGCGAATTCGCTCCAGAGTGGCAAAGGCGGCGTGGCCTTCATTGAGATGGCAAATATCAATCTCCAATCCCAACTGCTCCAGCAGCCGCCAACCACCAATACCCAGGGCGATCTCTTGTACCAGGCGCAGCTCGGTGCCACCGCCGTAGAGCTGGCTGGTGATTCCCCGGTCACGTGGTTGGTTGCAGGGGTGATTGCTATCCAGCAGGTAAAGCTTCACCCGGCCAACCTGTGCTACCCACACCCGGAACAGCACATCGCGACAGAGAAAACTGGTGGTCACATCCAGCCAACTGCCATCTTTATCCAGCAAGGGGGTTAACGGCAGGCTACCGGGGTCATTGAACAAGTAGGTTTGCTCCTGCCAGCCTTGCTCATCAAAACTCTGGCGAAAGTAGCCTTCCTGATACAACAGCCCCACGCCAACCAGCGGCACACCCAAATCGCTCGCGGTTTTCATGTAGTCACCGGCCAGAATACCCAGCCCACCGGCGTAAAGGGGTAAGGCATCGCACACCCCGAATTCCATACTGAAATAAGCGATGCCCTTGAGCGGTCCGGGTGATGTTGCCTGAGTGTAATGACGCTGATACCAGCCGGGCTCGTCCAGATAGCGGCGGCGCTCGTCAACCAATCGTGCCAGATGCGTGAGAAAGCCTTGATCCTGTGCCAGTTGTTGCAAGCGTTGATTACTGGTGAATTGCAAGACGCTGACCGGGTTGCCGGTGCTCTCCCATACGGCGGGGTTGAGCTGGTGCCACAGGGCGTCGCCGGAATGATTCCAGCTCCACTGCAAATCGGCCGCCAGCTCATGCAGTATCGCTAGCGCAGGGGGAAGTTGACGCTCAAGGTTTGGCATAGGGCAAGGCTCCTGATACAAACAGCGCTAGTTAACTAAACATACCTGATCCAGCTCACCCTGCTCAAAGTGATCAATATTCTCAAAGGTAACACGCGCGATTGCCGCCAGCGCTTCGCGGGTGAAAAACGCCTGATGCCCGGTGACCACCACATTGGGGAAGGTGAGCAGGCGTGCGAATACATCGTCTTGCAGCAGGCGATTGGAATTGTCTTCAAAGAATAAATCGCCTTCCTCTTCGTAAACATCCAAGCCTAAATAACCGATTTTTTTACTTTTTAAACCGCTTATGACCGCGCGAGTGTCGATCAAACCACCGCGACCGGTGTTGATGAGCATCACACCATCTTTCATGGTGGCAATGCTGTCGCGATTAATTAAATGGTGGGTATGGCTGTTGAGTGGACAGTGCAGGGAAATAATATCGGCTTGTGGCCAAAGCTCTGCGAGTGGAACAAAGGGCACGCCTGCGGCGACCAGTGCGGGGTTGGGTTGTGGATCATGCGCAATCACTTTACAGCCAAGGCCGCGCACAATAGTGGCAAATACCTCACCGATTTTACCGGTGCCAATCACCGCTACCGTTTTATTCACCATATCAAATCCCAGCAGGCCATTGAGTGAATAATCGTTTTCGCGTGTGCGATGGTAAGCGCGGTGCAAATTGCGGTTAAGCATCAGTATCAACCCCAGCGCATGCTCCGCCACCGCATGGGGTGAATACTCCGCAACACGCGCAACCAGCAATCCCCATTTTTTGGCAGCGACCAAATCCACCTGATTAAAGCCTGCACAGCGCAGGGCAATCAGTTTTATGCCAAGAGATGCGAGTTGCTGTAATACCCCGGCATCCAGGTGATCATTCACAAAACAGCAAACCACCTGGCAATCCTGCGCCAGCAGGGCCGAGTTGGCATTGAGTTGCACCTCGTGAAAAATCAATTCGTGGGGGTTGGGTAAGGCATGGT
The nucleotide sequence above comes from Cellvibrio sp. PSBB023. Encoded proteins:
- the glgP gene encoding alpha-glucan family phosphorylase, with product MPNLERQLPPALAILHELAADLQWSWNHSGDALWHQLNPAVWESTGNPVSVLQFTSNQRLQQLAQDQGFLTHLARLVDERRRYLDEPGWYQRHYTQATSPGPLKGIAYFSMEFGVCDALPLYAGGLGILAGDYMKTASDLGVPLVGVGLLYQEGYFRQSFDEQGWQEQTYLFNDPGSLPLTPLLDKDGSWLDVTTSFLCRDVLFRVWVAQVGRVKLYLLDSNHPCNQPRDRGITSQLYGGGTELRLVQEIALGIGGWRLLEQLGLEIDICHLNEGHAAFATLERIRAHCVKHKVDFWQALWATRSGNLFTTHTPVAAGFDRYPESLLHRYAGEAALEMGVTMEDILALGRANPKDDSEAFNMAYLAMRTCAHSNGVSELHGQVSQRIFQPLFPRWPERQVPLGYVTNGVHIPSWAADETDTLWSEVFGPHPWQDDRVFQHPEQWQAVSDHRLWQLTSNSRARLVEYARQRYRRQWRHESNQLDCSLPNVHPLDPNILTLGFARRFAEYKRPDLLLHDPDRLARLLCNSRYPVQLLVAGKAHPADEQGKAKLQRWQEFMQREDVAKHLVFIEDYDITLARYLVQGVDVWINNPRRPWEACGTSGMKVLANGGLNLSSLDGWWAEAYTPDCGWALGDGGEYGPEQDAADAEQLYQLLEQQIAPCFYTRDAEDIPHQWLQRIRTSMAQLTPRFSTNRMLQDYLERYYLPAARQYQQRLANQGALARELRQWEQHLARHWHEIHLGKLIITEKAGTCFAEVQVYLGGIAPETVAIEVIADPVAGHGAECIALELAYPLTGAVNAYHYQGSLPLYRPISDWSLRAIARHPQAQVPAENPLICWAD
- a CDS encoding 2-hydroxyacid dehydrogenase, with the translated sequence MKIAVFSTKPYDRDFLNRANHALPNPHELIFHEVQLNANSALLAQDCQVVCCFVNDHLDAGVLQQLASLGIKLIALRCAGFNQVDLVAAKKWGLLVARVAEYSPHAVAEHALGLILMLNRNLHRAYHRTRENDYSLNGLLGFDMVNKTVAVIGTGKIGEVFATIVRGLGCKVIAHDPQPNPALVAAGVPFVPLAELWPQADIISLHCPLNSHTHHLINRDSIATMKDGVMLINTGRGGLIDTRAVISGLKSKKIGYLGLDVYEEEGDLFFEDNSNRLLQDDVFARLLTFPNVVVTGHQAFFTREALAAIARVTFENIDHFEQGELDQVCLVN